The following is a genomic window from Haloterrigena salifodinae.
TGACAGCCCGTCGCCGACGCGCCCTCGGTGATCGACGTGCCGTACGCCAGATAGCGTCGCGTCGGCAGTTCGGTCTCGTCCGGCGGCCGACACCGACCGGAGACACCGTGGAACGCGACCGGTTCCCACGCGTCGAACCGGAGACGACACGCGCGGGGGTCGAAAGCGCCCGTCGCGGCGACACCCGGCTCGAGACGGGCGATGCCATCGGGCCTCGAGAGTTCCAGCGTCCGCGGAGTCGGACCGAGTTCGTACGTCTCGGCCCCCTGAAACTCGCCCCAGAACGGGCGGACGACGGTCTCGGACGCTGCCGAGAGCGTCACCGACACGGTCGCCTCGTCGTCCGCGGGGACGAATCTGAGTTCGCAACCCGACGGGTGACGGAACCGATCGCGAGCCGCTACGCTGACCTCGGCGGCGACCGACTCGGGAACGCGACGGAGCAGACGCCCCTCGTCCACCCAGCCCGCGGTCTCCGTGGCTGCAACGTTGTGAAAGCTAACGGATTGAATCTCGTCGTCGATCATACGAATACGCGTCCCATTGGACCGTTGATAAGATAATTCTGGCGGGGGACGCTCCCGATTCCGGCGCAGTCCACATCGCGACTTCGGAGGACGAGGGGTCGCGATAGCGACACCGGCGAGCACGGAAGGGGCAACTGTTGACTGTTGGTTCACACTTACGGTACCGGCATCGGTAGGCAACGTGCATGACGTCGTTTGGATTCCAACTGTACAGCCTGCACGCAGTCGACGATCAGCTCCCGGCCGTAATCGAACGCGTCGGCGAAACGGGGTTCGAGGGCGTCGAGTTCGCCGGCCTCGGCGACGCCGATGTCGAGTCGGTGAACGCGGCGCTGGATCGGAGCGGACTGGGTGTCGCGGGCGCCCACGTCGGCATCGAGGAGATCGAGGCCGACGCCGAAGGCGTCGCCGAGACGTACCGTACGCTCGGCTGTGGTACCGTTGCCGCCCCGTGGCTCGATCCGGAGCACTTCGCCTCCGAACCGGCCGTCGAAGAAACGGCGGAGCGACTCTCGAACGCCGCCGAATCGCTTGCGAATC
Proteins encoded in this region:
- a CDS encoding SGNH/GDSL hydrolase family protein; its protein translation is MIDDEIQSVSFHNVAATETAGWVDEGRLLRRVPESVAAEVSVAARDRFRHPSGCELRFVPADDEATVSVTLSAASETVVRPFWGEFQGAETYELGPTPRTLELSRPDGIARLEPGVAATGAFDPRACRLRFDAWEPVAFHGVSGRCRPPDETELPTRRYLAYGTSITEGASATGCHLTYVSQVARELGVDAVNLGTAGSAFCEPAIAEHVARRDDWDVATLALSVNMANRGFTVEQFEDRVTEFVNVIASSKPERPIACVTLFPYHADARRDGDAKRAEAFRTVVRRTAERAPDNVSLIDGPTVADATGLTTDLLHPGDTGMRSIADGIAEKVSDGAERPRTAHSLS